acatgcatgcatatgTACTGCGGTGCGGGGAATGGACTTGATGTGTCAACTGGCGGCGATATACCGGACTACTTGGAAGATGCATGTCAAGATTCTGTAGGTGACAACTGACAAGTGCGGTTTCGATGCCCTGCTTGCATTAATGCCTCTGATATCATGtttgctacggagtaccgcatgtacatgtatgtattcaaTACAGTGCTCACGGCTTGGACTGCTACCTGCAATGTAACCTCGAGTGCTACTCCAGTACGTACAGTATGTAGCTTCCCATCAGTTCTCCACGCCAATCATGCTCACCTCTCCGCGTCATCTCAGCAAGGGCCCGTCCAAAAACTTACATGTTTGAGATAACATTCCCCCACCACCATCTCGCGGCCGGGCATCGGGAGCGCATCTCCGCCAGTCAACTTTTGGTGTGGCGGATAGCAAGATTGACTACTTGCCGCCTCGGACAGTCTGTGTGACGATGCAACGTCGGGGTCGCCCATGGCGCGATGTCAATCCAGAGCAAAGTACAAAAGGCGCATGATGTCTCAGTCTCGTtgacctcaagtgctgtcttGCTGGAAATGCGCGAGGCTGGACGCCCACCATTACATCGCGTACGATTTGCGCCGTTGCCTCGACTTTCTTCTCTACACCTGCGTGCCTACAATTTGGTGCCCGCTCGGCCACTGCTGATCATTGATGCTTTTGCAAGCGGTTGCTGTTACTACGTCGTCACCTACGGGCCTCAAGGAACCGGATCTGCCACCAGCATCACCACGCTGACAACGGCATGGCGGAAAAGGTCGACACGGAGCGCGGCATGCGCAGGTCGCCGGCGGAGGAGGTCAAGTTTGGTGACATTTCCAACGAAGCTCTTACCCCGGAGGAGGATAAGCGGATACTGAGGAAGATTGACCGATGGTATGTTCATCACCCGACTGTGCTTTACGCCCGATGGCGTGGCAACTAACGCCCCGCGATTCACAAGGCTTCTCCCCGTCATGGCACTCTCCTACCTCTTCCAGTTCCTGGACAAGTCGGCCCTGGGGttcaccgccatcatgggcctCCTGACGGACCTGCGCCTCACGGGCGAGGAGTACTCGTGGTCAAGTGGCATCTACTACTTTGGCTACCTGGTCGCCTCGTACCCGGCGGCCATGCTCATGGTGCGCTGGAAAGTCGGCAAGGTCATCACCATGTCGGTGTAAGTCTCTCAACCGCCCCTCAGGAACCCAGCCTCCGCTAACCACTGCGGCAGCCTCGTCTGGGGCGCCATCCTCATGCTCACGGCAACCGCCTTCAACGCGGGCTCCCTCCTCGCGAACCGCTTCTTCCTAGGCGTGACCGAGGCCTCAATCGCGCCGGGCCTCACCATCGTCGTGTCCATGTGGTACAAGCGCTCCGAGCAGCCTCTCCGCCACGCGGCGTGGTTCCTGGGCAACACCTTTGCCGGCATctttggcggcctcgtcgcctaCGGCATCGGCCACGTCGAGACCATGGCGCCCTGGAAGGCCGTGTTTCTCACCTTTGGCGCTGCGACGGTCGCCTGGTCCGTCGGCATATACTTTCTCCTGCCGGACACGCCCATGGAGGCGAGGTTTCTCAGTCGGCAAGACAGAGAAAAGGCCGTGCTGCGCGTCAAGGAGAACATGACGGGCATCAAGAGCGACAAGATCAAATGGGGACAGGTCAAGGAGGCCCTGTTGGATGCGAAGACGTGGCTGATTGtcgcgctgctgctggcctcGTGTATTCCCAACGGGGCCGTGACTACGGTACGTTAAAGGCACAGCGCAATCGAGCCGCCGGGATGGTGTACAGctgactctttttttttggttctaGTTTTCGGCCATTGTTACTGAGGGCTTTGGCTTCAGCACCTTTGATACCCTGCTTCTCAGCTGCGTCACCTTCCTCCTGcagctggtgctggtgctctTCGCCACCTGCGGAAGCGGCTACTTTGCCAACTCGCGGACCTACTTCATGGCGTTCAACTACGTGGTTGGCGTGGCTggcgcggccatggtgcgATATATCGCCGCCGAGAATAAATGGGCGCGATTCGTTGGCACTGTACTGGCGGGCGGGTATAGCGGCAACTTTCCATTGACCGTGTCCCTCGTGTCCGGCAACGTTGGGGGCTTCACAAAGAAGGCGACGGTGAATGCCATGGTATGTTTGTATCTTTTTTGGTGGTTGTTTTGACACTTTTGCTAACGGGGGGTTGGGAATTAGTGCTTCATGGCCTATTGCGCCGGCAACATCATCGGTCCCCAGCTCTTCTTTGCACGCGAAGCGCCGGAGTATCTGTCGGGGTTTTTGGCGCTCATGATATGTCTTGCGATGGGCTTCGCCTTGTGCTGGGCCATTCGGTTCCATCTCATGTGGGAGAATAGCCGGCGAGATCGGGTGGTCAGCGCGGACGAAGTGGCCGCGTTTGAGGAGGCGCGGCATGGCGTCATGGTGAACTTGACTGACATGACGGACAAGGAGATTCCGCAGTTTAGATATGTGTATTAGTCGGTGGGGAGGGGCGGGGATGTTGGTGAGAGTGGCTTAGGAAGGACACTGCTCTATCCTTGTTGTCATGTGTGAATTGATGAAGATTGATGCATGTATTTTTCAAGTTGGCGTGACGGCGGGTCTTGATGGCAGCTCGGAACAAGGAGCCCCACTTGACACTTCTCCGAACGCCGGCTCCAACCGGCAACCTCATCAGAGTCATCACCAGACTCACCACCCGAACCTCACCCTCCACAACCCTCAAATATCTCACTCTGTCGCCAAACTCCCCATCTCCTGGCCATACTCGCACCCGCCACTGGCACATCAGTCTCACACCCTCTCATTTCAGTCATCCTCCCAGTCAAGTTTGCAGCCCCGGCCCCCCCGGTCCCCCGCTCCTCTTCACCCATCCcagtcgccatcatggccaccgacAACAAAGCGCACCTCCTCCCGCCGTCCTATAAAACCCAAATAACCGCCTGGCTGGCCGAAGACACCCCCACCTTCGACTACGCCGgcttcgtcgtcggcgaaGTGCCCCGGCGCGCCACCCTCCTCGCCAAGTCGCCCGGCATCCTCGCCGGCGTCCCCTTCTTCACCGAGGTCTTCGCCCAGACGGGCTGCAGCGTCGAGTGGCACCACGCCGAGGGCGCGCCGCTGGAcccgtcgtcctcgcccggcggcaaggtcCAGGTGGCCACGGTGGCCGGCCCCGCGCGCGGCATCCTGCTCGGGGAGCGCGTGGCCCTCAACACGCTCGCCCGCTGCTCCGGCGTGGCCACCCAGTCGCGCCGCGTCGTCTCGCTGGTCCGCGGCGCCGGCTACGCGGGCGTCCTGGCGGGCACGCGCAAGACCACCCCGGGCTTCAGGCTCGTCGAGAAGTACGGCATGCTGgtgggcggcgccgacgcccaCCGCATGGACCTGAGCGCCATGGTGATGCTCAAGGACAACCACGTCTGGAGCAGGGGCAGCATCACCGACGCCGTGCGggccgccaaggccgtcgccggcttcagcgtcaaggtcgaggtcgaggtgcagagcgaggaggaggccgacgaggccattgccgcgggcgccgacgtcgtcatGCTGGACAACTTCACTGGCGACGGGGTCCGCGCCGCGGCGAGGTCGTTGAAGGAGCGCTGGGCGGGGAGGAGCTTCCTGCTCGAGGTTTCGGGGGGGTTGACGGGCGACAATGTCGAGGCGTATGTCTGCAATGGTGAGTTTTGCGTCGTGCTTTTGTGTTTgttttctgcttcttgtccgTGGTCGTGATGCGATGGGCAATGCTGACCGTCTAGACGTGGATATTATTTCAACCAGCTCCATCCACCAGGGTGTGCCGCACGTCGACTTTTCTCTCAAGATTGAGCACTGAGCAGCCGTTTCAGGGGGCTGTAGATGGGGGGCATCGTCACTCTGTTCAACTATTCAAACTAAATGTATATTTATACGCCCTAGCGGCTGTGCAATCTTGTCTGTAACATGTCCTGACCAGCATCTCGGTACACGGCGTAAAAATGCCCTGTTCATGATTTACGTGCCATTCCTTGCTTCACTTTGAAGTTTGAACCCTTGACACTCTGCGCCAGGCCGGCTTCCTTACTCCCCCCCCGCTAGCCATGAAGTCCCTGGATCCTTCTACGCAGAAGCACAcccgttgccgttggcgacTCGGTTGGTCCCGCAGCATGGGACAAGCACACTCGACTCATTCTTCTTGGACGGAACATCAAGAGCAGGGTTTGCCTCGAAAAAGTCCACGGGGCGAAGGTGAATCTGGTACATCTCTATGGGCCTAGTCGATGTCAGAGCGCGTGCGAGCAACAACCAATCCCAcgggaaaggaaaaaaactTACATGACCGGCCAGTCCTCCACGCGGGGATTATGCGTGAGGCCATACACGGGCCAAACCACAGGCGAGCTCCTCTGTCCGTGTCCATTGGCGCCGCTTGGCTTCCCTTCCTCCGTGAACCAGTCCCCCCGGCGAACCATGTCACCGATGCCTCCGGCCTCCGCGCGGCTCTGGTTAGTAAACTCCCCCGCGACCCAGAACTCGCCGTCCCGGTACCCGGTGACCCAGGCGTTGTGCCGCGCAAACTGCGCGCGCTGGGAGAGGACGCTCTCCTCGTCCGCCAGCATCATCTGGGTAGCCGGCGCGACGAGCTTGTACGCCAGGTTCCTGCCCGAAACGGCATTCTTCCTGTCGGGGTTCTCCATCTTCAGGGTCCGGTTCAGTCTCggctcggcgtcgacgtgCGTCGgcccgtcgacgacgcggcgCCTGACCTCGTACAGGTTGCCGTGGGGGTTGGTCGTGGGGTTTTTCCTCACACCGTGGctctcctcgacgacgacctggGTGCCGCGGTACGAGTCGATGGCCGGGTCGATCCGCGCGGCAAAGATGTGCTGGTGGTTCTGGGCGAGCACCCCGGGGGCCACCACGTTGCCGTAGccgctggccttgtcctcgtcaaTGGCCACGACGCTGAGCATGCCGGTGGCGCGCGTCTCGAGGGTAATGCCCCCCGCTAGGTCGAGCTTAAAGGCAAAGATGTACTCGTAGTTGGCGAGGGTGCAGATAAACTGCACGACCAGCTCTCGGGCCCGCGCTACGACGGCGTTGTTGGTGCGGAAGTTGGTGTGCTTCCAGAGGATGCCTTCGTCGGCCTCGTGGATGCAGACTACGGATTCTGCTGGCATGGGCGATCCGTCGGGGCCGCTGAGCAGAGAGTCGATGTAGTGGATGGCGCCGAGACAGTCGCATCCGAGGGTCAGGTTGTTGGCCATgcggccgacgccgccgtcgccaaagtcaAACGCCTGCTTGCGGTGGAACGGCGGCCGGGGGTCGGCGTAGGGGACCGTCAGCTCGGAGAAGCTGAGGCGGTAGAAGACCGGGCGGTTCTGGTAGCACACGTCGTGGAGGACGGCGCCCTCGCGAGGCGTGAAGCCCACGCGGAACCGCCACTTCTGCCACTCGATGAGGCCGTCGTCTTGGATGGTGAAGGACGCGCCCTCGGGCTGGACGACGTTGAGGGGCTTCAAGTCGGTCCGCATCGGGTGCTCGAGAAGCTCGGGGATCCATTCCGCCGGTTTGGACTTCTCAAACAGCTTCCTGGGCTTCTCGCGGCGAGGGACGGGgtccaggccgtcgtcgctTCCGCCGGTGGCCAGCCTGTCTACTCGGATCACCTTCTTGGTGACCCAGTCCATGACGGGGATGATGGGGACGGGATAGCTATAGTGGTTGGTGTCGGGGTGGTTCTTCCTCGCGTCGTGGGCAAACACCAGGCCCTGCATGAGCCTGGggtcgtcgtccttgtctgACGGGCCATGTGGCCACGGATCAATGCTGAGCTCAAAGCCCTCGGGGAGAACAAATTCCGTCATGGCCTCCTTGAACATTTCCGACGCCACGCAGTGGTCAAAGAACTGGGTAAACTCATCACTCCATGGACATTCATGTCAGTCACTGTGATGCTGTCTAGACTGGcggatgaaaaaaaaaactgcaATATGACTCACGTGGTAAAGTAGGGATACGAATGAGGTGGTGCAGTATCGCTGCGAACCACCTTTGCAGCATCCAAATCGACCACGGCCCTCACAAGCTCATGCCTATCCACCTTGATAAGGTCATACTCGACATGAGCCTGTCTCGCTGGCCGAGGCGTGTCTGCCGTCAGACTGCCCGCATGCTCAGCTTCCAGGTACGGAATGAGAGACTCCTTGCTCGGCTCCTCGAGATTTATCTGCCTAAAGTACAGGGACTGAGAGCTGCCATACTGCTTGACAATGATGTCTCGTGCCTTCGTGAACTCGTCGGCCGAGAGCTGTGTCAGCGGATGGGGGCCAGCAGCCACGGCGGGGTTGGAGTGAACCGTCATGGCGATTTGTATTCTTGAGTATGGTTGGTCAGATGCACGCCGGTATCCCAAGAAAGCAGAGGATGACTGTATCTTAAATCTAGCAGCCCGGGTATGTGGTAGTACGGGGGGCGAACCACACCTTTATGTACGATCACTGATCCGGTCAAAAgagaagcaccagacacaaACGTCGGGCCAGACATGCACACTTGTACAGGCATGTAAGCTCGGAGTGGGGCATTTCAAGCACTTGACCCCAAGGAGAGAAAGACATACATGCCGGGGAAGTTGGACGATGAGGAGCGATGGAAGCTGTTTCTCGCCAAGACGTTGACGACTTCAGCCGTTCGTCAGCTCCGCGTCGAGTACGCATGGGCTACCCAGCTGTCGTGCTTCATTTTGACCAGATGCAGTATCTGAGTGGTCGAACTGGGCACACACGGGATCATCTGTGGTCGGTGCTCGAGGTCAAACGGCGTTTGTTGGGTGGTGTTGTTGCTCGGTCTTTACCTAGTTTGGGCATTGGCATACACCACGAACCGTAAAAGTATCGATCTGGAGATGAGGATTACCAAGCCCAGACACGTCGGCGTAACTCTGCTGGTCGTTTTGGGAAACGCCACCGATCAGGCTTCGATGGCGTCGCTTCGCGGTGCTGGACAGCGACAAGGAAAATGCTGCGTCTGGCTATTGGAAGCTTGCATGAAGTGCCAAGTCTGTGCTTCGATGGACATGTGCAGACTGCAGAGCACATCCTCTTCTATATCAGATGTCGTGACATGTCAGATATTTCAGCCAAGGAGACCCAACGCCGTCCGTATCGTATCGTGACGAATACAGCACAGATGCCAGCGTTGAATTCTCAAAAAATTACCAGAAGcagcatcctcctcctctgacCCCGCACTCGACGACCCGAACTGGACGACCCGAGGCGGGGACCGgagcgccgccagccgcGGGGGCCGACTGGAGCCCGGCGCCGGACCGTTTCCAACCATCGCCAAGAGTTTGGGCCtgatgggcggcggccaagtgtcgtcaatgccatcaaatGGCCCGTGACCGCGCTGGTATTCACAGCCCGACAACAGGCGTTTGACCAACTCGCCAAGTCTGGACAAACGGATGTCATCTACGCCTTTGTGAATACCGGAAGACAAGGATGAAGCCTCACTTCTGGCCAATACGTCCCGCGGCTGCATCCCCAAATATTGGTTCCGAGCGGACAATATGACAACTCAAGGATCAAGTTTAGTCAAACATCTGCCGTCTGGCGGCGGGGTTTCTCGACGAAGCGCCTTTTCCCGTCAGATGAGAAAGCAGGGCCATTGAAGTTTTAAGCTGAATGCAAGCTGCACCCGTCAGCAGCCTCTTTGAGAAACAACCAGCCAATTATCGTCCAACGAGATTTATGCATAATAAGCAGCCGGCCCGTGAACCATGGAACTTCTTTCCTCGCTTACTCGTCGCTTGTCCATGGCTTACTCTGCAATGCCATTGCCTAGGCATGCTTGCAAACGAGTGTCATGCCGAGGCTGACTTGTAACGATTTCTCAACTGCGGTGGGCCACATGGTCGGTTCCCATCGCAACAAGCATTCCAAAGCAGTCGGCTGCGAAACACGTACATCAAACCGGTCGCACGACGATTACTGGTTGAGGGCGATGAACGCGCTGCTAATAATAACAGGATCGACTGCAACATACCAGCCATGGAGCTGTTAGAATTACTCCGCAGTCGCGGCGCAAAAGAATATCCGTTCCCCGCGTCGCATCGTCCCATTTTCGCGGCCCGGAATCGCGCATCACGATCGCCAAGACGCGGTGCGCATTGTGTCGCGGCTATCTGCTTCCGGGACTTGGTGGCTATTCATATTGTCGTGACTCGTGGCACACACACTCATGTGCCTTGCTGCGCGGCAAGGAATAACGCGCAGTATTTCCGTGGACTGCACTCTATGTTGGAGTGCGGCAGTGTGATGTGATATTGCATGCGGTCAATTGATTAGACCGGACACCAGACTTTTTGCATCGCAATTGGTAAGGATGATGTGCTTGCGCTAGCCGTGCGTGGAGCTGTGTCGACGGTACTGTTCATGAGTCAGCATGGATGAGATGAATCCCTCTGAATAGGTACATAGCAGGTTGCCATTTTCGTAACGGCCAAGGATATCGACCAATTAGAGAGGATAAATTAAAGAATACTCAAGTTACTCAAAATCTTGAatgattaaaaaaaatcccaTGTATAAAGAGCGGCAAGGTATACAACAAGCTACCCTCCCTGCGAAAGATGTTACTGGTACTTACTTGGTAACTTGGAAAGTATCGCGGAAAAAGTCCACTGGTGGAGTCTGGTATCTGGAAAAGATGTGGCATCTGGACCTCCTTGCGCTTGCTGTGGGGACTTGGGACGAATACGCAATTGCACCGCTAAAACCAAAGCATCTCTGCGATTACTAGCTAATTGATCGATTACTAGCTAATTGATCGATTACTAAATGGGAGCCGTCTtgcatacctacctaggtacctagtaaCCAAAAACGTTTCTCCTTTATCCCCGACTTTGACTTTATGCTGCTAGATTAATTGTTAACTTTATGCTGCTAGATTAATTGTTGACTTTATGCCGCTAGATTAATTGTTAATTGCTGCACCTTGCTAGACGTGTTTGTGTAAAAAGTGGGGTCAACTGGATTCCATCTCAATTGCTTTGACGGCTCATTAATTACGGAACATACATGGGCCAAATGGCGTCTTTCCGGGTTTCCATTTGCGCAGTAAACTATTTGAACTTTATTCCGTGAACGGGGTATGTATCTGGCCAGTATGAGATCTGCCAGCACACACCGACACAAGAACCCCAGCGCCTGTGCAAAGTGCCCATGTCCAGCATGAAACGGCCCGAGCAGGGCGCAGCGCATCATGGCTGCACCGGCACTGCCGTCATGGGTCGATACGTATAACACGATGCTTGGGATGGCATTCCGCGCGCCATGCAAGCAACCCTGGCGGAAGGAAGTGCGCTCCAGTCCACACGTATGTAtaatgtcaagtctggtatACAGAtgggcgccgtcgacgcaTCGTGAACAAATGGCAAAATTGCCGCGGTGGCGTTCTTGCGGCAGCGGGAGCTTCCACAGCTGCGAACACCACACACGTCATCTCTATTCATATGAGCCGTCCAGTCGGCTTCGAGATTCGTCCGGTCAAGTGGCTTAGCGGTGGAGAAACAGGACTTACACTATAACCCCTGTTTGATTAACCACCCGTGACCTAACAAGGTTAATAGAGCAGGGCCCCCTAGCTGTATCGGCAATCCAGCTGCTAATTGTGAGTGGCTGTTAAGTGACGTAGCAGGGATTAGTAAGGGTACACCAGCTATGTTACTTTTTCCCTGAAAACTTAGGTATTTATTTC
The DNA window shown above is from Metarhizium brunneum chromosome 1, complete sequence and carries:
- the BNA6 gene encoding Nicotinate-nucleotide pyrophosphorylase, translated to MATDNKAHLLPPSYKTQITAWLAEDTPTFDYAGFVVGEVPRRATLLAKSPGILAGVPFFTEVFAQTGCSVEWHHAEGAPLDPSSSPGGKVQVATVAGPARGILLGERVALNTLARCSGVATQSRRVVSLVRGAGYAGVLAGTRKTTPGFRLVEKYGMLVGGADAHRMDLSAMVMLKDNHVWSRGSITDAVRAAKAVAGFSVKVEVEVQSEEEADEAIAAGADVVMLDNFTGDGVRAAARSLKERWAGRSFLLEVSGGLTGDNVEAYVCNDVDIISTSSIHQGVPHVDFSLKIEH
- the AO-I_2 gene encoding Copper amine oxidase 1, whose product is MTVHSNPAVAAGPHPLTQLSADEFTKARDIIVKQYGSSQSLYFRQINLEEPSKESLIPYLEAEHAGSLTADTPRPARQAHVEYDLIKVDRHELVRAVVDLDAAKVVRSDTAPPHSYPYFTTDEFTQFFDHCVASEMFKEAMTEFVLPEGFELSIDPWPHGPSDKDDDPRLMQGLVFAHDARKNHPDTNHYSYPVPIIPVMDWVTKKVIRVDRLATGGSDDGLDPVPRREKPRKLFEKSKPAEWIPELLEHPMRTDLKPLNVVQPEGASFTIQDDGLIEWQKWRFRVGFTPREGAVLHDVCYQNRPVFYRLSFSELTVPYADPRPPFHRKQAFDFGDGGVGRMANNLTLGCDCLGAIHYIDSLLSGPDGSPMPAESVVCIHEADEGILWKHTNFRTNNAVVARARELVVQFICTLANYEYIFAFKLDLAGGITLETRATGMLSVVAIDEDKASGYGNVVAPGVLAQNHQHIFAARIDPAIDSYRGTQVVVEESHGVRKNPTTNPHGNLYEVRRRVVDGPTHVDAEPRLNRTLKMENPDRKNAVSGRNLAYKLVAPATQMMLADEESVLSQRAQFARHNAWVTGYRDGEFWVAGEFTNQSRAEAGGIGDMVRRGDWFTEEGKPSGANGHGQRSSPVVWPVYGLTHNPRVEDWPVMPIEMYQIHLRPVDFFEANPALDVPSKKNESSVLVPCCGTNRVANGNGCASA